In Flavobacterium hankyongi, the genomic window GGCCTTCAAACTAATCAATCCAGTAAGGACTTTACAATGGATACTAAACACTATTCGTTTTTTTGAATATGGTACTGTCAAATCCAAAATGGAGACACTGGAAAAGAAATTATCATAGTATAAAACAAAAAAGCCCTGCAAATGCAAGGCTTTTGAGTAAATTTTGAACACTAATTGAATTATAAAGCAGCTACGTGTTTAGTCAATTTAGACTTTAAGTTAGATGCCTTGTTATCGTGAATAATGTTTTTCTTAGCTAATTTATCAATCATTGAAATAACAGTTGATAATTTTGCAGAAGCTTCAGCTTTATCAGTTGCTAAACGGATTGCTTTGATAGCATTACGAGTAGTTTTGTGCTGATATCTGTTTAATACTCTTTTCTTTTCGTTACTTCTAATTCTCTTTAGAGCTGACTTATGATTTGCCATTTTCTTTTAATTTTAATTGTAATAATTATTTATAAACTATCAGTTAAAAAAGAAAAACCTCCCACAATTACTTTTGCAATCACTTTGGTTTTAACTAATAAAATAAATCTTGAGACACTAAGAGTTTATTTTATAAAACTTATTTACAACTAATTTTGTAGCCCGTAAGGGAATCGAACCCTTCTTACCAGGATGAAAACCTGGCGTCCTAACCGATAGACGAACGGGCCATCTATAATCTAATTTCAGTATTTCAAAAATTGTAGCCCGTAAGGGAATCGAACCCTTCTTACCAGGATGAAAACCTGGCGTCCTAACCGATAGACGAACGGGCCTTTTACTTACTCTGAACTCTTCAAGAGTACTCATTTCTGTAATGCGAGTGCAAAGATATACACATTTTTTATTCCTGCAACACTACTTTCGTTTTTTTTTATCTTTTTTTTCGACTTTCTTAGTAAGCCTTTGCAAATAAGACTCTTCCATTTGAAGGTTTTCCTGTCAAAACACAAACTCCTTCCTCTTCTTTTCTATCTAAAGGCACACAACGAATGGTCGCTTTTGTTAATTCTTTTATCTTTTCTTCAGTTTCCGCAGTACCATCCCAATGTGCTGATACAAAACCACCTTTACCATCTAAAACATCTTTAAACTCATCGAATGAATTCACTTCTGTTACATGAGTATTTCTATAATTCAACGCTTTATCAAATAAATCTTTTTGAATTTGCTCCAACAACCCTTCGATATAATCTATAATTCCATTAGCAGCGATTACTTCTTTTGACAACGTATCACGACGAGCTACTTCAAAAGTTCCATTCTCTAAATCTTTTGGACCAACAGCTATACGAACTGGCACACCTTTTAATTCCCATTCAGCAAATTTAAATCCTGGTTTTTGTGTCGTTCTGTCATCATACTTAATAGAAATACCTAATTTTCTGAATTTAGTTATCAAATCTTTGGCTACAGCCGAAATTGCTTCAAATTCTTCATCAGATCTAAAAATTGGTACAATAACAACTTGAATAGGTGCCAAATTTGGAGGCAACACTAATCCGTTATCATCAGAATGAGTCATCACTAAGGCTCCCATCAAACGTGTTGAAACTCCCCAAGAAGTCCCCCAAACATGTTCCTGCTTGCCTTCTTGATTAGCAAACTTTACATCAAATGCTTTCGCAAAATTTTGTCCTAAAAAGTGAGAAGTTCCTGCTTGCAAAGCTTTACCATCTTGCATTAATGCTTCAATACAATAAGTCTCATCAGCTCCTGCAAATCGTTCCGTTTCTGTTTTTACACCTTTTACAACTGGAATCGCCATAAAGTTCTCAACAAAATCAGCATACACATTCATCATCTGAACTGTTTCATTCAATGCTTCTTGTTTTGTTGCATGGGCAGTATGTCCTTCTTGCCATAAAAATTCAGCGGTACGTAAAAACAAACGTGTACGCATTTCCCAACGAACTACATTTGCCCATTGATTAATCAACAATGGTAAATCTCTATAGGATTGAACCCAGTTTTTATAAGTACTCCAAATGATAGCTTCACTCGTAGGACGAACAATTAGTTCTTCCTCTAGTTTAGCATTTGGATCCACCATCAATTTACCTGGTCTTTCTTCATCATTTTTTAAGCGATAATGAGTAACAATAGCACATTCTTTTGCAAATCCTTCTGCATTTTTCTCTTCAGCTTCGAACATGCTTTTTGGCACAAACAAAGGAAAATAAGCATTACTATGTCCAGTTTCTTTAAACATTCTATCTAATTCTGCCTGCATTTTTTCCCAAATCGCATACCCATAGGGCTTGATTACCATACAACCTCTTACACCTGAGTTCTCAGCTAAATCAGCTTTGACAACTAGCTCGTTATACCATTTAGAATAATCTTCTTCGCGTTTTGTTAAGTTCTTGCTCATATTGAATAGTTTGGCACAAAAATTGTTTATATTTATACTTGAAATAGTTTGGCAAAACTAACTATTTTTGTGTTGTCCAACAATAAAAACTAAATAGAAATGAAAACTTACTACTTTTCTTTTAAAAACAGAATCCTTATGTCCCTTGTTGGATTATTAGGACTAACTGTAGTTTCTTGTGGTTCTTATCAAAATAAATCCTATTACGATAATGACGGGATTTATGGCAGTGAGAAAAGAGAAACTGCACAAAATGAAAGTTCTGTTGTAGAAAATCCGTCAGGAAACAAATACAAAGAATATTTTGCCGCAAACGCAAACAACTACAGTAATAACAATACAGAAGTTTTTACTGATGTAGAAGGATACTCGAGTGATACAAATGACACAATTAAGAAAACAGAGAGTAAAAGTTATGCCGGATGGGGAGATAACAACAGTAATGTTACTATAAACTATTACAATAACGATTGGGGATGGAATTCAGGCTGGTATTGGAATAATTACTGGGGATACAGACCATGGAGATCTGGAATTTATTTAGGATGGAGCTCATGGAATTATGGTTGGTACGATCCTTATTGGGGATATACTGGTTATTATGGTCCTTCATGGAGCTGGTACAATCCCTACTACTATGGAGGTTATTATGGATCACCTTATTATTATGGTAATGGTTATTATGGAAGAAATTATGCTTATAGTCATGGAACCAGAGGTTCTTCATATTACAATGACAGATACAATTCTAATGGCTATTCAATTGGAAGAAGATCATATACCTCAAGCAATTATGGCACATCAAATTCTCCAAGAAATTATACTCCGAGACCAAGAAGAGGTGAATACAATAATAGTATGATTAACAACACTCCAAGGCCAAGAATTAGCAATCCAAAAGGAGATTCACAAAATGATAATGTAAATCCAAGACCAAGAATTGACAATCCTAGGAATCAAGAATACAACACTCCAAGACCGAGAACAGAAAATCCAAGAAATTCTGAATTCATGAATCCTAGACCTAGACCTGAAAGTCCAAGAAGTTCTGACTATAACACACCGAGACCCCGTAGTGAAAGCCCGAGAAGTTTTGACAGTCCTCGATCTTCTGGTGGTAATGGCGGTGGATCTTTTGGCGGTGGTGGAAGAGGTGGTCGCAGAGGATAAATAAAATCTACACAGCCTATACAACTAAACAATTGGCATGTATAGGCTTTTTAATACATACGTTATGAAAAAATATCTATCATTATTAATTATAATTATTGGATCAAGTGCCACACAAGCTCAAGATTTTACTGATGCTTTAAGATACAGTCAAACCAACCAATTAGGCACAGCTCGTTTTAGAGCTTTAAGTGGTGCCATGGGAGCTCTTGGCGGAGATCTATCAGCCATTAGTATAAATCCAGCTAGTTCTTCTATCTTTAATAATAACCAAATATCAGTTACACTTAATAATTCAAACAATAAAAATAATTCAAATTATTTTGGAACTAAAAATTCAGAATCATCCAATGCTTTTGATTTAAATCAAGTAGGAGGTGTTTTCGTTTTTGAAAAAAGTGGTGAGAAGAACCAATGGAATAAATTTGCATTGTCTATAAACTATGAAAATCAAAATAATTTTGACAATTCTTTATACTTCAGCGGAATAAACCCAACAAATTCTATAGACAAATATTTCCTATACTATGCCAATAGAGATGGTGGTGTGTCTGCTTTTAATTTGGATAATTATTATTACGATGAATTAACTTATGAAGAGCAGCAAGCTTGGTTAGGATATCAATCATATATTATTGATACAGATCCTAGCTACAATGAAAGCAACAATAGACTATACACTTCCTTAGTTCCTTCAGGAGGGAATTATTATCAAGAAAAAAGTATTCAAACAACAGGTTATAATGGAAAACTTACTTTTAACGCATCAGCACAATATGCAGAGTGGCTGTCAATTGGTTTAAGTTTAAATTCACATTTTTCAGATTTTAAAAGAAGTTCATATTTCTTCGAAAGCAATGAAAACAACACAACTACAATAGACAAAATTAAAAGAGTATATTTTAACAATGACCTACATACTACCGGAAATGGATTTTCTTTTCAACTTGGAGCAATTTTTAAAGTAACTAATATTTTAAGACTTGGGGCTGCATATGAATCACCTACATGGTATGAATTTACAGATGAACTAACTCAAAATGCAAAAGGAGTAAGCGGAAGTACCAATGGAGAATTATATCCTGATACAGCAGACCCTAACATAACAATCGTATATGATCCTTATAATTTAAAAACTCCAGGAAAAGTTACATTGAGTGGAGCTTTGGTTTTTGCCAAAATTGGTTTATTGAGTCTTGATTATTCGTTTAAAGACTATGGCAATACAAAATTTAAGCCAATAAGAGATTATGACGGATTAAATAAAGCTTTAAGAGACAACCTTGACAATACTAGAGAATTACGTATTGGAGCAGAACATAAAATCCATCAATGGAGTTTAAGAGCTGGTTATCGTTTTGAAGAAAGTCCTTATAAAGGCAAAAAAATCATGGATGATCTTAAAGGATATTCTGCAGGTATAGGATACGATTTTGGAAGAACTAAGTTAGATTTTGCATATTCAACTGCTAAAAGAAATTATGGTGAGCAACTATTTTTAGCTGGACTTAACGATAGAGCAGCAATTAACAATAGAATGGACAACTTCATAGCTACAATATCATTTAAATTATAAAATTAAATTTCTTATATAAACAATAAAAAGCCTTCTTTTATGAAGGCTTTTTTATTTTCAACCTTTAAAAAAATCACAAACGTTAACGCTCCTTAATATAAAAAGCGTAATTTTGCACACTTTCTAAAAAAGTAGAATACTAAATATATGAGAACCAAGTCTTTAAAAAAAAATAAAATCAATGTAATTACCTTAGGTTGTTCAAAAAACGTTTACGACAGTGAAGTGCTAATGGGACAATTAAAAGCAAGTGGAAAAGACGTAGTACATGAGCAAGAAGGCAATATTGTAGTAATTAACACATGTGGTTTTATCAACAATGCTAAAGAAGAATCTGTAAACACTATTTTAGAGTATGTAGATAAAAAAGAACAAGGTATTGTAGACAAGGTTTTTGTAACAGGATGTTTATCTGAAAGATATCGTCCAGATTTAGAAAAAGAAATTCCAGATGTAGATAAATATTTTGGAACTACTGAACTCCCTCAATTATTAAAAGCATTAGGTGCCGATTATAAACATGAACTACTAGGAGAGCGTTTAACTACAACTCCTAAAAATTATGCTTATTTAAAAATTGCCGAAGGTTGTGACAGACCATGTAGCTTTTGTGCTATTCCATTAATGAGAGGAAAACACATTTCTCAGCCAATTGAAAAATTAGTTAAAGAAGCTGAAGGCTTAGCTGCCAATGGCGTAAAAGAGCTTATTTTAATTGCACAAGACTTAACTTACTATGGTTTAGACCTATACAAAAAGCGTAATCTTGCTGAATTACTTGAAAATTTAGTAAAAGTTGAAGGTATCGAATGGATTCGTCTACATTATGCATTCCCAACGGGTTTCCCTATGGATGTTTTAGAGTTAATGAAAAACGAACCTAAAATTTGCAACTACATTGATATACCTTTACAACATATTTCTGATAATATTCTAAAATCGATGCGCCGTGGGACAACATATGCCAAAACCACACAGTTATTAAAAGATTTTAGAGTTGCCGTTCCAGGAATGGCAATTAGAACAACTTTGATTGTTGGCTATCCTGGAGAAACAGAAGAAGATTTTCAGATTCTTAAAAATTGGGTAGAAGAAATGCGCTTTGAACGTTTAGGATGTTTTGCGTATTCACATGAAGAAAACACACATGCTTTTTCTTTAGAAGATGATGTTCCTGCCGATGTAAAACAAGCTCGTGCTAATGAAATCATGGAACTACAAGCTCAAATTTCTTGGGAACTAAACCAAGAGAAAATTGGCCAAACATACAAATGTATAGTAGACAGAAAAGAAGGACAGTATTTTGTAGCTAGAACAGAGTTTGATAGCCCTGATGTTGACAATGAAGTTTTAATAGATGCAACAACCCATTATTTAAAAACTGGAGATTTTGTAAATATAAAAATAACAGAAGCAACAGAATTTGATTTATATGGAACTCCTGTAAACTAATTTTAGTTACATAATAAATTTAAAAAGGCCTTCAATGAAGGTCTTTTCTTATATAATTAATTTCTTAACTCAAAGTTTAACATTTCTTACGGTAAAACCGTAATATCAAACAAAACTGTAGCTCTATCTTTGACTTAACAAATTTAGCCAACATGATACCAGAAACACTATCAGTAGTTGAGAGACAAATGCTTGTCAATCAATTTAGAATATTATCGAAGATAGGTGATCCATCTGAGAACTATGACTTAAGAATTGATATTCTTGAAAATGGTTATACAGAAAAGTATTATGAAATCTTTGATGTAGCAATTGAGGAAATTCCAATAGAAATATGTGAAGAAACTACACAAATTCTATTCATGTACAAAAGAATCAATGCTGCAATTGAATCATTAACAGAATCTGAAAAGCAAGAATTAGATTTAGATATCATTCGTTTTGAAGGATTCAATGCAAGAAGAAACTTGCATTACCAATATTTTGAATTTTTAGTTGAGAAAACTAATCAATGGGATGAATATTCAGAAATGTATTTTATTTCAGCTGATGAATCTCAATTAAGTAAATATAAAAAAATGCTAGATTATCAAATTTTCTTACTTGATAATGATCAGTATATATTAAGAAAAGAAGATTTGTGTCATCTAATAAACGTTGTAGCCGATCCTAGTAATTCAAATCCATTTCAGTTAGCTGTTTAACTTTTAGTTATACAATATTCCTAGGATTTTAAAAGTCTTCACAACTCAAAAAGTGAAGACTTTTATATTTTATAATAGTAACAATCCAATTTCCCTCAAAGTAATAATGGACTTAGAAAGCCAAAACAACTCAAAATCTTCCAATCCATTGTTTTCATAATCTAATTTTACATTTTGATAAGTCATTAACTTTTCGCTTGAAATAGATATCTTTACCAAAATATTCTTTAACCACTCCCCTTTTTCCTTATCAACTGCAATATCAAAAGTTTCTCTTTTGTCGTGAAAAGTAAACTTCATCATTTCCCAAGTATTTCCTTTTTTTGATTTTGAAAACGTTTCAAAAGAAGGTATTCCGCCAATCCAAACAACTTTAGAGTTAGGTTTATTATGAAACTCACTTTCTTCATGAAGACACTCATTAATAAAATCAGGATTTATTTTTGTATTCGGTATTTTAAAATCGAACCAATCCTGCAAAGGATAATCAAAACAAATTCCATGCATATAGTTAAAAAGAGATTTTTTTAAACCAAAACTGAATTTATCATGATTGATTCCAGTTTTATCTTTAAACTCAATGTCGTTATTTGCGAAAGTAATCTCGTTTAATTGAGGTACTACACCAAATTCATCAGGATTCATTCCCACTGGACTATGCGCAGTCATTGCAAACTGATGCCAAAATCCCGATTGCAGAATACCTAATTCAAACATTTGACGAACCATTTCAAGACTATCAACCGTTTCTTGAACAGTTTGTGTAGGATAACCATACATTAAGTAGGCATGCACCATAATTCCTGATTCAGTAAAATTTCTTGTCACTTTTGCAACTTGTTCAACTGTGACTCCTTTCTTAATAAGCTCCAATAAACGATCCGAAGCCACTTCTAAACCTCCAGAGACAGCAATACAACCTGAAGCTTTCAACAAAACACATAAGTCAGTAGTAAAACTTTTTTCAAAACGAATATTTGTCCACCAAGTTACTGTCAGATTTCTTCGTAAAATTTCTATGGCGACCTCACGCATCAAAGCCGGAGGAGCTGCTTCATCTACAAAATGAAAACCATTTTCTCCAGTTTGAGCAATGAGCTCTTCCATCCTATCCACTAAAATTTTAGCATGAATAGGCTCGTATACTTTAATATAATCTAATGAAATATCACAAAACGTACATTTTCCCCAATAACATCCGTGTGCCATTGTGAGTTTATTCCAGCGCCCATCACTCCACAAACTGTGCATGGGGTTTGCTATTTCAATAACCGAAATATATTTATCTAACAATAAATCTGTATAATCAGGGGTTCCTACATCACTTTGCTTATAATCATGGCGTAGTGTATCATTTTTATACACTACATCTCCGTTTTCAAGAAGAAAAGTGCGTTTGAATTCTTTAGTATTTTCTTCATTCAAATTAGAAATCAGTAATTCTACAGGAAGTTCTCCATCATCAAGTGTAATATAGTCGAAAAACTCAAATACACGTGCGTCCTTTAAGTCACGCAACTCAGTATTAGGAAAACCACCTCCCATTGATACTTTGATCTGAGGATAATTATCTTTTATAAACTGTGCACAACGAAAAGCGCTATACAAATTACCTGGAAATGGAACAGACAAGCAAACAAGTTTTGGGCTTATATCTTTAATCCTTTGCTCCAAAATATCAAGAGTTATACCATCAATATATGTTGATTCTGTTTGTAGGTATCCATATAATTCATCAAACGAATTTGCACTTCTTCCTAATCGTTCAGCATAACGGCTAAAACCAAAATTTTCATCAATACATTCAACAATAAAATCAGATAAATCCTCAAGGTATAAAGTAGCCAAATGCTTTGCTTTATCCTGCATACCCATAGAACCAAAAGCCCAATCCATGTCATCAAGCTGTTCGAAACGTGATGCTTCCGGAAGAAAATTCCCGGAACATATTTGCCTCGCCAATGTTGGATTTTTACTTTGTAAAAATTCAATTACTGAATCTATTGTCTTTATATAATCTTTCTGTAATGCTAAAATTCTTTCAGAGTTCTGAGACATTTCCATTCCATTCCCTGAAACAAAATTAAAAATAGTAGTTAATCCTTTTTTCGAAAACAATTCCAGAATCACTTCAATTCCCAAATCCATCTGAAATGAAGAGATTCTTTTAGTATTCAGAAATCCTTTTAAATAAGCCGTTGCTGGATACGGAGTATTAAGCTGGGTAAAAGGTGGTGTGATAAGGAGAATATTTTTCAAAACTTCTTTAATTAGACTACAAAAGTAATCCTAAAAAACTAAAATCATAACCCTTTGTTAAACCGATTTTAGCTACCTTTATTTTTGCTAATTTAGCAGAAACAAAGAAAAGTTATGCCATCAGACTGTATCAGCTATCAAAATTCAGGATATTTCTCAAAACTTATTATTGATTATTTAAACCAAAAACCTGAATTACAGTCATTATATCATCGTTTCCCAAAGATTGAAAATTTTCTTCCCCAAATTGAAGAAAAAACAAAAAATTTCTCTCAGGAAAATAGACAAATACTAGTTGATAGTCTGTTTGAGCAAAATAAAAACTTTGTTTTATCAGAGAAGTCTCTAGAAAACATTGAGTTACTGAAAGAATCAACAACTTTTACTATTACAACTGGTCATCAGTTAAACTTATTTACTGGTCCCTTATATTTTCTTTACAAAATTGTGTCTACAATTAATCTGAGTAAGGAATTAAAAGTAAAATATCCTACTTACGATTTTGTTCCGGTATATTGGATGGCAACAGAGGACCATGATTTTGAAGAAATCAATCATTTTACTTTCAAAAATAAAAAGATAAAATGGGACACTTCTAGTAAAGGTCCAGTAGGAAGACTATCTACTCAAGGACTAGATGAAGTATATGAACAATTTGCAAAAGAACTGGGAATTGGTGATAATGCAAATTACTTAAAAGAGTTATTCAGAAAAGCTTATTTGGAACATGATAATTTAACTGAAGCTACCCGTTTTCTGGCTAATGAATTATTTAAGGAAGAAGGATTGATAATTGTTGATGGAGATGATTTGAGTTTAAAAAAACTGTTCGCTCCTTATGTCCAAAAAGAATTAGTAGAGCAAACCTCATTTCAGAACGTTTCAGAAAGCAATAAAAAACTTAATGAATACGATATCCAGGTAAATCCTAGAGAAATCAATCTATTTTATATAGAAGATAATCTACGTGAACGAATTGTATATGAGAAAGGAAAATACATTGTAAATAATACCAAGATTGAATTTTCTAAAAATGAAATTCTTACTGAATTAAAAAATCACCCTGAAAAATTCAGTCCTAATGTAATTTTACGCCCACTATATCAAGAAATTATACTTCCAAATTTATGCTACATCGGTGGTGGTGGAGAAATTGCTTATTGGTTGCAACTTAAATCTAATTTTGAAAGCAATAATATAACCTTTCCTATTCTACTATTGCGTAATTCGGTTCTTCTGGCATTTACTAAACAAGTCAGTAAAATTGACAAACTTCATTTGAATTGGTCTGATTTATTCCTAAAACAACAAGATTTAATTAATAAAAAAGCCAAAGAACTTTCTAACTATAACATTGATTTTACACTACAGAAAGAGTTCTTAAAACAGCAATTTAGTACACTTAACAAAATTGCTCAGCAAACTGACAAATCTTTTTTAGGTGCTGTAAAAGCACAGGAAGCAAAACAAATTAAAGGATTAGAAAACCTCGAAAAGCGTTTACTTAAAGCAGAAAAAAGAGTTTTAGCAGATCAATTGGAACGTATAACCAATATACAAAACGAATTATTCCCTAATGGTGGACTTCAAGAACGCAAACAGAATTTTTCGGAATTTTATATCGAAAGTGGAGATGAATTGATTTCAAAATTACTCTCCGAATTAAATCCGTTGGATCAAAATTTTTCAACATTGATTGTATAAAAACATAGCTAAAAAATTCAATTAGTAAATCAAAAGATTATTTATAACTTTCGATTGAACAAAATCGAAGAATGAATAAGCCAATTTACGTACTGGGAACCGGATTATCTCATGATGGTTCTGCTGTATTATTAAAAGACGGAAAAGTTTGTGTAGCTATTGAAAAAGAACGCATTACAAGAA contains:
- the rpsT gene encoding 30S ribosomal protein S20; the encoded protein is MANHKSALKRIRSNEKKRVLNRYQHKTTRNAIKAIRLATDKAEASAKLSTVISMIDKLAKKNIIHDNKASNLKSKLTKHVAAL
- the proS gene encoding proline--tRNA ligase yields the protein MSKNLTKREEDYSKWYNELVVKADLAENSGVRGCMVIKPYGYAIWEKMQAELDRMFKETGHSNAYFPLFVPKSMFEAEEKNAEGFAKECAIVTHYRLKNDEERPGKLMVDPNAKLEEELIVRPTSEAIIWSTYKNWVQSYRDLPLLINQWANVVRWEMRTRLFLRTAEFLWQEGHTAHATKQEALNETVQMMNVYADFVENFMAIPVVKGVKTETERFAGADETYCIEALMQDGKALQAGTSHFLGQNFAKAFDVKFANQEGKQEHVWGTSWGVSTRLMGALVMTHSDDNGLVLPPNLAPIQVVIVPIFRSDEEFEAISAVAKDLITKFRKLGISIKYDDRTTQKPGFKFAEWELKGVPVRIAVGPKDLENGTFEVARRDTLSKEVIAANGIIDYIEGLLEQIQKDLFDKALNYRNTHVTEVNSFDEFKDVLDGKGGFVSAHWDGTAETEEKIKELTKATIRCVPLDRKEEEGVCVLTGKPSNGRVLFAKAY
- a CDS encoding OmpP1/FadL family transporter, whose translation is MKKYLSLLIIIIGSSATQAQDFTDALRYSQTNQLGTARFRALSGAMGALGGDLSAISINPASSSIFNNNQISVTLNNSNNKNNSNYFGTKNSESSNAFDLNQVGGVFVFEKSGEKNQWNKFALSINYENQNNFDNSLYFSGINPTNSIDKYFLYYANRDGGVSAFNLDNYYYDELTYEEQQAWLGYQSYIIDTDPSYNESNNRLYTSLVPSGGNYYQEKSIQTTGYNGKLTFNASAQYAEWLSIGLSLNSHFSDFKRSSYFFESNENNTTTIDKIKRVYFNNDLHTTGNGFSFQLGAIFKVTNILRLGAAYESPTWYEFTDELTQNAKGVSGSTNGELYPDTADPNITIVYDPYNLKTPGKVTLSGALVFAKIGLLSLDYSFKDYGNTKFKPIRDYDGLNKALRDNLDNTRELRIGAEHKIHQWSLRAGYRFEESPYKGKKIMDDLKGYSAGIGYDFGRTKLDFAYSTAKRNYGEQLFLAGLNDRAAINNRMDNFIATISFKL
- the rimO gene encoding 30S ribosomal protein S12 methylthiotransferase RimO codes for the protein MRTKSLKKNKINVITLGCSKNVYDSEVLMGQLKASGKDVVHEQEGNIVVINTCGFINNAKEESVNTILEYVDKKEQGIVDKVFVTGCLSERYRPDLEKEIPDVDKYFGTTELPQLLKALGADYKHELLGERLTTTPKNYAYLKIAEGCDRPCSFCAIPLMRGKHISQPIEKLVKEAEGLAANGVKELILIAQDLTYYGLDLYKKRNLAELLENLVKVEGIEWIRLHYAFPTGFPMDVLELMKNEPKICNYIDIPLQHISDNILKSMRRGTTYAKTTQLLKDFRVAVPGMAIRTTLIVGYPGETEEDFQILKNWVEEMRFERLGCFAYSHEENTHAFSLEDDVPADVKQARANEIMELQAQISWELNQEKIGQTYKCIVDRKEGQYFVARTEFDSPDVDNEVLIDATTHYLKTGDFVNIKITEATEFDLYGTPVN
- a CDS encoding YfbU family protein, translated to MIPETLSVVERQMLVNQFRILSKIGDPSENYDLRIDILENGYTEKYYEIFDVAIEEIPIEICEETTQILFMYKRINAAIESLTESEKQELDLDIIRFEGFNARRNLHYQYFEFLVEKTNQWDEYSEMYFISADESQLSKYKKMLDYQIFLLDNDQYILRKEDLCHLINVVADPSNSNPFQLAV
- a CDS encoding B12-binding domain-containing radical SAM protein; its protein translation is MKNILLITPPFTQLNTPYPATAYLKGFLNTKRISSFQMDLGIEVILELFSKKGLTTIFNFVSGNGMEMSQNSERILALQKDYIKTIDSVIEFLQSKNPTLARQICSGNFLPEASRFEQLDDMDWAFGSMGMQDKAKHLATLYLEDLSDFIVECIDENFGFSRYAERLGRSANSFDELYGYLQTESTYIDGITLDILEQRIKDISPKLVCLSVPFPGNLYSAFRCAQFIKDNYPQIKVSMGGGFPNTELRDLKDARVFEFFDYITLDDGELPVELLISNLNEENTKEFKRTFLLENGDVVYKNDTLRHDYKQSDVGTPDYTDLLLDKYISVIEIANPMHSLWSDGRWNKLTMAHGCYWGKCTFCDISLDYIKVYEPIHAKILVDRMEELIAQTGENGFHFVDEAAPPALMREVAIEILRRNLTVTWWTNIRFEKSFTTDLCVLLKASGCIAVSGGLEVASDRLLELIKKGVTVEQVAKVTRNFTESGIMVHAYLMYGYPTQTVQETVDSLEMVRQMFELGILQSGFWHQFAMTAHSPVGMNPDEFGVVPQLNEITFANNDIEFKDKTGINHDKFSFGLKKSLFNYMHGICFDYPLQDWFDFKIPNTKINPDFINECLHEESEFHNKPNSKVVWIGGIPSFETFSKSKKGNTWEMMKFTFHDKRETFDIAVDKEKGEWLKNILVKISISSEKLMTYQNVKLDYENNGLEDFELFWLSKSIITLREIGLLLL
- the bshC gene encoding bacillithiol biosynthesis cysteine-adding enzyme BshC, giving the protein MPSDCISYQNSGYFSKLIIDYLNQKPELQSLYHRFPKIENFLPQIEEKTKNFSQENRQILVDSLFEQNKNFVLSEKSLENIELLKESTTFTITTGHQLNLFTGPLYFLYKIVSTINLSKELKVKYPTYDFVPVYWMATEDHDFEEINHFTFKNKKIKWDTSSKGPVGRLSTQGLDEVYEQFAKELGIGDNANYLKELFRKAYLEHDNLTEATRFLANELFKEEGLIIVDGDDLSLKKLFAPYVQKELVEQTSFQNVSESNKKLNEYDIQVNPREINLFYIEDNLRERIVYEKGKYIVNNTKIEFSKNEILTELKNHPEKFSPNVILRPLYQEIILPNLCYIGGGGEIAYWLQLKSNFESNNITFPILLLRNSVLLAFTKQVSKIDKLHLNWSDLFLKQQDLINKKAKELSNYNIDFTLQKEFLKQQFSTLNKIAQQTDKSFLGAVKAQEAKQIKGLENLEKRLLKAEKRVLADQLERITNIQNELFPNGGLQERKQNFSEFYIESGDELISKLLSELNPLDQNFSTLIV